A single Caretta caretta isolate rCarCar2 chromosome 2, rCarCar1.hap1, whole genome shotgun sequence DNA region contains:
- the LOC125631037 gene encoding uncharacterized protein LOC125631037: MPKTCHFYKELHAILSDDPTSTTKSPMDTSGELKAMDSRVNLKDKVVDNEVELEEDVGQVTGSAGGMASQDLTLTLEWSSQSQQSISGIPEAGEGSSIKYSLCFDTAWLHEETLPCQSAITSGVTKAAPGQAAYGPDLKPHTCRRCILGSSVTLSSVISDVPLGASSYILVKCLCQIRRQMRRSKEDMFRELLQSSDQAKSEHRAWRETINEKLEMDSQERRQAQEQVIKLMQDQTEMLWSLIVLQVECMCAQLLLQPIQNCLPCPSSPISLTFPALRSTPFTPSLGTFSIMTTGLTCSCEILVSLVRNVHLCIAV; the protein is encoded by the exons ATGCcaaaaacatgccacttctacaaggagctgcatgccatcctcagtgatgaccccacctccactaccaaaagccccatggatacttcaggGGAACTGAAGGCAATGGACAGCAGAGTCAATCTCAAGGACAAAGTGGTGGACAATGAGGTCGAGTTGGAAGAGGATGTGGGACAGGTGACAGGCTCAGCCGGCGGCATGGCAAGCCAGGATCTCACTTTGACTCTGGAgtggtctagccagtcccagcagtccaTCTCTGGCATTCcagaagcaggagaggggagctccaTTAAGTACTCATTATGCTTTGATACTGCATGGCTACATGAG gaaactttgccaTGCCAATCGGCAATTACTTCTGGAGTAACCAAAGCAGCACCCGGGCAAGCAGCATATGGACCCGATCTGAAGCCACACACTTGCAGGAGATGTATCCTTGGATCATCAGTTACCCTCAGTAGTGTGATTTCAG ATGTGCCCTTGGGGGCCAGCTCCTACATCCTGGTGAAGTGCCTCTGTCAGATAAGGAGGCAAATGAGGAGGAGTAAGGAGGACATGTTTCGTGAATTGCTGCAATCTTCAGATCAGGCCAAGAGCGAGCACAGAGCGTGGAGAGAGACCATAAATGAGAAACTAGAAATGGATAGCCAGGAGAGGAGACAGGCTCAGGAGCAAGTAATAAAGCTCATGCAGGACCAAACAGAGATGCTGTGGTCCCTGATTGTGCTGCAGGTAGAATGCATGTGTGCTCAACTCCTCCTGCAGCCCATACAGAACTGCCTtccttgcccctcctcccccatttctctCACGTTCCCAGCCCTTCGCAGTACTCCTTTCACTCCATCCCTAGGGACATTTTCCATAATGACAACTGGACTGACATGCAGCTGTGAGATCCTTGTGTCCCTTGTAAGAAATGTTCATCtgtgtattgctgtttaa